cctggagcTTTATGCCTTAACAAGGGAGGAATATGCATTGTAAAATTGAGGTATCATTGATGTTACTTTTCATGCATGGTACTGTAATTTTGACCGTACCGTAATGTGGTACAGTGGTGCCTATTTTGGGCTTCCTTGAAACAgtaaaactgcttaaaaagcCTTTCCAAGTACATACTTTGGTGACCAGATGGTATTTTAGGAATCTGGGAGTTGGTCACATAATGGGGGTTTGCCTTGGGTGACCACTTCAAAAAAGAGGTAAAACTGAATTTATAAGAAGCAACAAGTAAGTGTTGTCCAATTCAAAGATGGTTGTATTAAGGGactgttcattaattacaccaagggggggtggggaggaaagatttttactcaagacaTCTTAAAATTTTgcctttcattgtaaacattttttttggtgATCCCCTCATAGAACCCCAAAATTTTCTCCTCCCCCCCATCGGTGTATTTAATAAACACTCCTTAAGTACTAAGGAAAATAACACTATTATACCCTCTGAGTTTTGTTTGCTAGTTTTCATCCTTTCAATATCCAAATATTTTAAGGGGATACAGTGAACTCTTCTGAGACAACAAAAACTCATTATTTTATTGTCATTTATCAGAAATATGCTTCCGGGGCGGTTTTATTTTAGATTACTGAACCTTTTATAATTGAACAGTAAACAGCTATTTGTTAGTAGCCTATGGCTTATAAAGTGATTTTCAGTCagggaaaaaaacatgcaGTTGATTGAggttttaagattttttttttctcttttgtatGAAATTCATCTTTACATTGTTATGTTTTCTAGCATTTCAACAACAAATTTATACAAAAATTCCAGTATAGCACAAAATATGCAGCCAGGTGCCTTACAGAAAGAAACATTTAATTATGCTATTTAATCATAGCCTAATAGACTCccaaacaaatatatatattcaggcgcgtacacagggggtgcacaTGCatcccccttggcggccaaaaaattgggtcatttcttattgagggATCTTAAAATACTATGCTATTTCCATATGAGACCTATGACTGCATACCCCctccagccaatcctgggtacatgcCTGATATTTATCCTTGATTGTCTAGGCTCCTTTGGACCAGAAATGCAATATCTAGATAATTAAAGGCTTGAAAAGTTGAGATATACACTCAGGGCTGGGGATTGTAAAAAGCCGGACCAGAAATAGGTatagataaaacaaaaaatgggtactaaaacactagaaATTACTGAGTGCAATCACATTGCCAGGatttagacatttctttcaggCATTTCTTCCTgtagcctgtgtagcaagGGACTTGGGGACAACAAGGGGAAAAATTATTTATACTTCTCtaaaaatttcatttttttttaccattttcctggttctgttttttttcttgagagCATGAGATGAAATGTCAAAAACTTGTAGAAATGTgaacaaaaaaactttaaacagGAACATGCACTATAAAAGAGACTTGAATTAGGCAAGCTGTTATTTGTCATTTCACTTCAACCCGTAGAGGGAAGCCAGAAAGGAATAAATAGAGCTCAAGATTGGTCAAAACAAATCATTGAAGTAAACAGTCTATTTATTAGCCTTTTATCATAAAACGAAAAACAAGGGAGGTGTTGTTTGTTTGCGCGCCCAAATGAATGACGTCATTTCAAATGAGCGCTTGCTCActgtttgaattttatttttcaattcaaaTAAGCACGCGCTGTGTTAAATTTGTCAATGACAATTTTTGctcttgtttttgtagagaatTGACTCGAAACACTTTCCAGAATATGCCTGATAGTTCTTTAACAATCTATTGTACTTTACAGTTGTCGTAGTGTGTTGTGCTGCTTTactttttgctatgttttcttCTGGCCATTTCAGAGATCCTCAATCAATGAAGCCTAGCTTTGAATGGCCACGATTTGCGCGagagcttgcgaaaaagggggcggagctatcccttttatagAGCACGTTCGTGTTTAATGTTATCTTGTGTTTAAATGATGGGCCCGGGACTTGAGCGCTGTTTAAATGTTCAGCAATATCTACCCACTACAATGGGACACCATTTACTCGAGGTGGAAATTAATTTTGCAATTGCAAATAAACTAACAGGCAAAGTACATAACTGTAACTTTTTCTGTTTGTAGCTTCGCATCGCTATTGCATGTTGGGTATACACAATTTTCTTTTGGGGTTATAGTTCCTAATTTATATATCTTTCTCATGGAATAGATTTTCAGTATTTATTTCTCAGCCCCATTATCCCTATCAGGcgcatacacaggggggtgcatgAACCCCCCTTGGTGgacaaaaagtgggtcatttcacCAAGAAGTGTTCCtcttatttgtatattttacaaCTGTTTTGAAGATACTAATACACCAATTCTGCCTTGAGAGAGAAATGATCAGAGGGGTATGTGTTGCTTGGTATTGCACCATGAGGGTTAATGCTGTCTGGTTTCGGCACCTCCAGAACTGAAACTGGCTCTATGTCTGCCGATAGCCAGATGTAGTCCAATACAGATCCCTGACCCAAGCAGTACGACGTGTATCCAGATTCTTTATCCTGTAACAAGAAAAGGGCTTGAGAactggtgtgtgtgtgtgtgtttggggggggggggggggggcaagacAAAATTATCTTATTTGTTAAGGATAAAATtctaccaactgctattccttaggggCTGTTCAAAGATCCCTTTGGGGATACCCTTTGTTGTTCCTTTGGATCCTCCTATTCATAAACACATGATTTGAAGACTTATGACAGCACTCTCAAGAGTTCATCCGAAAAGATGTGCTCAATGGAGGTGACTTTCAGGAGGACTGCAATAAAATTAAGAGATTCTAAAAATGTGCtttctcttaggggtaagaattgctgttgGCTAAGaatgtgctatcccttagggatAGAATCTattttgatgttgttattttacATATTTCCACCCAGTCACTGAATGAGTCACTAAAGCCTTACCAACACTCTGTTGTAAGCACTCTTTACTTTTAGTGGTGAACTGGTTAGATGTTCCTCTATAAGTGAAAGTAGCTTTTCCTCTTCTTTGCATAACtgaatttaaataaaacaaacttttAGACAAATATTCTGGGTGTTGATAACCTAGAAAAAaagtggtgattttttttaatactttcaGAATTAAATATGGGTGAATGATATTCAAAGGAATAACATTAAAAGTGCCAAGGATGGAGTGTTTGTAAAAATCTTTGGATTATAGAAGGTAGTATAAAGATTGGCCCAAGAAAAAGGACATTTTAAATAAAGTTGATATGACAAACATTGATGGCGAAAGAGGTAGGAGCTGAGAGATTTTAGGGTtacaagacaaaataaaagtattATTATGGGAAATAATTGAATTGCAATTAGTACCTTATCTTCCACAGTAAAAGTTGGGTCTGGCACAATGTAATCTAATTGACGCAGTGTATCTTTATTTAAAGTTCCTTCTTCTAGTAAGTTGTAGATTGGATACTGGGGCTCGATATTAAAGTCACCACACAAAACATAAGGGACCCTATCatctgttgttgactgtagcGACTGGACAAACTTCAGCATAGCCTGTGCCGCACATAGAATCTGTGCTGTAGTGGTGATAACATGCTTTCCTAGATGACATAGGCTGTGTGTATTACCTAACAAATAGAATCTGTTTGTTAGCAGAGTATGAATAACAACATATTAACATTAAACCCAACCcccccaacttggacagaaatcttgagAAATCAGGTGATATATAACTTACAGTAAAtaatgtgataaaaaaaacccaagaGGGCCAATGGGAGTGAATACAGGAAATGTATGAAAATTcccacaaaaattaggcttgtgatgacaaggtccaaaatcttgtgacacccgccTAATGTGGGTGAGTTGAGAGGTATGCCATTGTACTTCCAAAAACAATCTGTAAGTTATATTATAAACCCACCAACCATAACTTTTGTACTTCGGGGTGGTAAGCTCACTTATTTATCTattactttttagtttttctaCTCACCTATAGCAAGTATTGAGCCGTCCTCAAGGGACTCGAGAGCCACCATCAGCAACACATGTCCAGTTTTGTACCCGGTCATTTTCTTATCCCCGGTGAGCTTATCTATAAAATCACTAAGCAAAACCATATCTGTTTTCGCTTTCTTAAATTTGCTCCTTCGGTAAAATATTGCCAATCCATCCAGCTTTGGATCTGCTTTCTTCATATACACGCCACTGTACCCCAAAGAGTCCATGAATTTATCAATAATACCATTGTAGTACCAGTCGTCCAGCTCTTGTAGACAAAAAATGTCGGCGTTTAACCACCTTATCTGGAGCAAATAAATTCCGCAAAAATTAGTGAGGTGAATAATGagggtcacgtgactttttgggtggcaaacttcgagcgcgcgctcaggcttttagcggcaaaggaaagaaaagcaacttattggccagaaagttttttttcagacAGAGGTTAATTTTGATTTAAAGATTCTATTTTTTCGTCGCTTATCTGACTAGCCCCCCTCGCAAGTGGCCTGCTAGCAgttatttctgtgtttattttggcttgaatttgccacccaaaaggtACCTTGAGTTCAGGCCGAATTAGCATGGCAAAATAGTTAAATATTCATTGTTATGAATACTGAAAGCTGAATGCGTTTTGTTCGCGAATTGAATGTTGAATCGCATTTAGAACCGTATGCAGAGGATACCTCTTCCGTCAGTAAATGGTGTCTTCTAGAACTGATTCCATCCCTGAACAAGAACTTTAGTTCAGTGTGAGGGTACATGTCGGCTTGTGGGATATAGCAGTCGGCAAGTGTGTTATATGTGACTATGCTGAGTTTCCTACGCAGGTCTGGCTGTGGGGACTTGGCATGGGTTACTTGTCTGTCATTTGCCCATCGCTTTGACGATAAGTTAACCTCCATGACTCTTGCTTTTTACGACACGCGACCTCTATAGCTTTCAGATGTTGTTTCTATATCTATTGACGCTTCGCGCGGCTCTGGGTACGAGACTGGTGGGAAACAAACAAAGGGTTTCCCTTCAACTCGTCCCACGCATTGtcatcagtttacttccggtcgattacgtaacaatctccgatgatttttaacggaaaacgcgaaaaatatttcaaaatattgaaggcagtgtgtttattggaagtttctttgaggatgtgattgataatttagagcggatggcctgttaaatatctcggattcttttgttttttaacggttgaggtttccgtcggacctccggaagtaaactggtgacaatgcggctttaaataaaaagctaacaaaacaaattacgAACGATTTCGCGTATTCGCGGATAAAAACTGTTCTGAAACTCTATTCAGGCTATATTGACGCCTGGGCTGGAGTTTAGTGATTTAAAATTTCCCCTCAACCGAGGATGATTTAGTCGAAGTTGTACGCATTCTTCTTTTCACTCTCTGGATGCCACTGTTATTTCAAGAACAATTCTTagatcaacaacaacacaccGGAAAAGTGTAAATTAGTCCAGTTTTAgcagcctgctagccggcacTCCAGTGGGTTTATTCAAAAATTCCTGTTTTTGGAGTAGCGGAAATCAGTAGTTCACTATAGCACTAGCCTACGTCTGCTTAGCAGCAGCTTTGAGTGTCACGCAGACTAAGACTAGCGTGCATCcgttttcaaaattcttattgtataacaatacaataacaataatacaataaaaaaaagttgaatATATGTTAAATTTTACATAATTAGAATTTTGAAACCTGATGCACACAAGCAATATATGCACACAAATAAAGATTCTGATTGACATTTCCCTTGAATTTCCATTCTAAATTTCTCTTTTTAGCATATTTcgacaaaaaatgtaataccaactcaaaatgtaataaatttcGCAACAAAATTAATGTAATAGCAACTCAAAATGTTAAACATTTCGCCAAAAATACAACATCCTAcaacgaaaaataaaataccttaTGCCACAAAATGTAGACGTTTCTCCTATCAAATCAGCTAAActtcagaatacccgtccCCTTATTTTGCCTTTTTCTTGTACTTACTGGCTTGCtctatagaaatcgaggtgtgAAGTCCCATTGTGAACTCTGTCTGGAATGTTTGTTATGAAGGAATTGTTAATCTATGCAAAAGTCGTTTCCGACACGTCAGATATTTACTTGCTCTTTCCATTCGACATTTCACTTATTTGCTTTACGTGGATCTCTTCATTGTTTGACTAAGCATGCGTAGTTACTGTTTAGCAAAACAGGTTTTATATTTGCCAGgctaaaataacagtttaacgaTTACTTTTATCCTTAATCTTACCGCTGTTACATTACTTAATTTTGCATATTACTATAGTCAAACTCTTCCTTTTATACTGCTCTTGCTATTTCTATCGAAGGAATTTATTCTaagtcatttattatttcatcgtTGATTTTCTTCCCAAAGTCAATACCCGATCTTCTTTTCTTACATCAtccttaaaaccagtttgaccaGTTTATTAATGAGATTAGTATAAATTGAGCAGCATAGTAACTAGCTCTAGGATTGTACTGTTGCGAGGACACTACACGGCAGTGCTCTAGGTTGGTTTAGTCAGGACTCTCTAAAGTTGGCTTCGTCGACTTTCCGGGAAAGAGATGTTTCTTCACTACCTTCCGAAAGCACTTGCCTTCTTACAGCCAACCTCCCGCTAGTCAGTGGTAGCTCTACCATTTGTAAACACTCAAGCGGTGCAATAAAGAACAAGAAGACGGTCAACCCTTGCTCAGCGTGTACGATCCCCGGCTACCCCCAATACCATAAAAGAACCACCCAAAACCTCGTAACATGTTGTTTTATGGAGAGTTACTCCATAAAATCTAAACCTGCGCATTCATTGTTCAAGTGGAATAACTACTCAGATACATCAGACACAGATTCATTGTTTAAAACTAGAGCTTCCTTTATTGATTTTGGATTGCCTGCAGAACAGGCTCTCTATTCATTATATCTCTCGGGTAGCCATACACTTGGGTAGACTTAGACAATTtacgaaataaaatttaatggTTCTCAAATCCTGGCATCGGAAATCCACGAGCAAACTGCTCGACTTCTCCCCTCAGATCGGCTATGGCGGCAGAGATAGTTTGGTCGGATTTGATGAAGGGCAAGAATGTCTTCAGATTGTCACCTATGGAGAGAGCGATATCAGAAACGATTTATTAAACAATCGTAAACATTTGGCACGT
The sequence above is a segment of the Nematostella vectensis chromosome 2, jaNemVect1.1, whole genome shotgun sequence genome. Coding sequences within it:
- the LOC5514854 gene encoding carbon catabolite repressor protein 4 homolog 4, whose product is MEVNLSSKRWANDRQVTHAKSPQPDLRRKLSIVTYNTLADCYIPQADMYPHTELKFLFRDGISSRRHHLLTEEIRWLNADIFCLQELDDWYYNGIIDKFMDSLGYSGVYMKKADPKLDGLAIFYRRSKFKKAKTDMVLLSDFIDKLTGDKKMTGYKTGHVLLMVALESLEDGSILAIGNTHSLCHLGKHVITTTAQILCAAQAMLKFVQSLQSTTDDRVPYVLCGDFNIEPQYPIYNLLEEGTLNKDTLRQLDYIVPDPTFTVEDKLCKEEEKLLSLIEEHLTSSPLKVKSAYNRVLDKESGYTSYCLGQGSVLDYIWLSADIEPVSVLEVPKPDSINPHGAIPSNTYPSDHFSLKAELVY